A window of Lacibacter sediminis contains these coding sequences:
- the tatC gene encoding twin-arginine translocase subunit TatC gives MAETKSERRSIIQRIRGARGEEKAEMSFIDHLEELRWHVVRAVIAIIIASLIVLFNIDYVVNNIFMGPAHKDFITYRWLCDLGKWMHVDALCLSDFSIKFQSNAMTEQFLTTFTVGFTSGFILAFPYIFWEIWKFVRPALNDKERSGTTGAIFWISSLFFLGVAFGYFVLTPFMVNFYSNYSLSPLIEFRPTISDYFENLIYLTVGVGLLFQLPVVVMLLTKVGMLTPITLRKIRKYAFVVIIIMAAIITPSTDPFSLALVTIPLYGLYEFSIMLSMRIYRRQIKQEDIEEWS, from the coding sequence GTGGCCGAAACAAAATCAGAACGCAGATCAATTATACAACGCATCCGTGGTGCAAGAGGCGAAGAAAAAGCTGAAATGAGTTTTATTGATCACCTCGAAGAACTGCGTTGGCACGTGGTGCGTGCCGTTATTGCCATTATTATTGCTTCCCTCATTGTATTGTTCAATATCGATTATGTGGTGAATAACATTTTTATGGGCCCTGCACATAAAGATTTTATTACTTACCGTTGGCTATGCGATCTTGGTAAATGGATGCATGTTGATGCCCTTTGCCTTTCTGATTTCAGCATCAAGTTCCAGAGTAATGCCATGACGGAACAGTTCCTTACCACCTTTACTGTTGGTTTTACTTCAGGTTTCATTTTAGCCTTCCCTTATATCTTTTGGGAGATCTGGAAATTCGTTCGTCCGGCATTGAACGATAAAGAACGCAGCGGTACAACCGGTGCCATCTTCTGGATATCTTCTTTGTTTTTCCTTGGTGTGGCATTTGGTTATTTTGTTCTCACACCGTTCATGGTAAATTTTTACTCCAACTATTCACTCAGTCCGTTAATTGAGTTTCGCCCAACCATCAGCGATTATTTTGAAAACCTGATCTACTTAACTGTTGGTGTTGGTTTATTATTCCAGTTGCCCGTAGTAGTGATGTTGCTTACAAAAGTGGGCATGCTTACGCCCATTACTCTTCGCAAGATCCGCAAGTATGCATTTGTGGTGATCATTATTATGGCAGCCATCATCACCCCATCAACTGATCCATTCAGTCTGGCTTTGGTGACAATTCCTTTATACGGTTTGTATGAATTCAGTATTATGCTGAGTATGCGTATTTACAGACGCCAGATAAAACAGGAGGATATTGAAGAGTGGAGTTAA
- the rpiB gene encoding ribose 5-phosphate isomerase B has translation MSKPVAIGCDHAGFDYKEDLISYLEGKGIAFKDFGTYSKDSVDYPDFAHPVASAVENGEAAFGILLCGSANGVAITANKHQGIRAGLCWGEEIAQLVRAHNNANIICIPARFVREGDAEKMVDTFMTTEFEGGRHGLRVDKIACA, from the coding sequence ATGAGCAAGCCCGTTGCAATTGGTTGCGATCATGCAGGGTTCGATTACAAGGAAGACCTGATCTCTTATCTTGAAGGAAAAGGAATTGCATTCAAAGATTTCGGCACTTATTCAAAAGACAGTGTTGATTATCCCGACTTTGCGCATCCTGTTGCTTCAGCTGTTGAAAATGGAGAAGCCGCATTTGGCATTTTGTTATGCGGCAGTGCCAACGGTGTTGCCATCACAGCGAACAAGCATCAAGGTATTCGTGCAGGGCTTTGCTGGGGCGAAGAAATTGCACAATTGGTTCGTGCACATAACAACGCTAACATCATTTGTATTCCTGCCCGTTTTGTGCGTGAAGGTGATGCTGAAAAAATGGTCGACACATTTATGACCACTGAATTCGAAGGTGGCCGTCATGGTTTAAGGGTTGATAAAATTGCCTGCGCCTGA
- a CDS encoding M28 family metallopeptidase, translating to MRTFLLAALSLLAFSVSAQKKNKTAEQFSKTITENDLKTHLYILAGPEMEGRETGTAGQRKAAEYLKQQFQRIGIAPANNGNYEQFYPLYKDTLKDATVAVSGKKFEFGKDFSAALNSIITSQQFFSEVVYMSKVDTTTDIRGKAVVIVAKNGTQLPAFNDINKLYSRQPAAILFVVNNIDKQPSPRAGRLTFSLYRSRQTPLVVRVSEAVGETLLKGDFATAKAQTLETKTVATELMLDFRKETEITQASNVLGMIEGTDKKDEWIIISAHYDHVGIINGKLHPGADDDGSGTVGVLEVAEAFAKAKAAGKGPRRSILFLAVSGEEKGLWGSAYYADHPVFPLEKTSIDINIDMIGRKDDNIKSLDTNNHVYLIGDDKLSSELPRFVDSINNMYIKIITDRKYNDPKDPNRLYYRSDHYNFAAKGVPIVFFFDGIHKDYHKPSDTPDKINYDLHEKRTRLVFFLAWDAANRNNMFVRDIPLNVPPR from the coding sequence ATGAGGACATTCTTATTGGCAGCACTCAGTTTGCTCGCCTTCTCCGTATCGGCCCAAAAGAAAAACAAAACGGCTGAACAGTTTTCGAAAACCATTACAGAAAATGATCTCAAAACCCATCTCTACATCCTTGCAGGACCGGAAATGGAAGGAAGAGAAACCGGCACTGCAGGACAACGTAAAGCAGCTGAGTATTTGAAACAACAGTTTCAACGTATTGGTATTGCACCCGCAAACAATGGTAACTACGAACAGTTCTACCCACTGTACAAAGACACATTGAAAGATGCAACTGTAGCTGTGAGCGGAAAGAAGTTTGAATTTGGAAAAGACTTTTCAGCAGCACTCAACAGCATTATCACTTCACAACAGTTTTTCAGTGAAGTGGTGTACATGAGCAAAGTTGACACAACAACTGATATTCGTGGTAAAGCAGTGGTGATCGTTGCAAAGAACGGCACACAACTTCCTGCGTTTAACGATATCAATAAATTGTACAGTCGTCAGCCAGCAGCTATCTTATTTGTGGTGAACAATATTGACAAACAACCTTCACCACGTGCAGGTCGTTTAACATTCAGTTTATACCGCAGCCGCCAAACGCCATTGGTTGTTCGTGTTTCTGAAGCTGTAGGCGAAACACTATTAAAAGGCGATTTCGCAACTGCCAAAGCACAAACACTTGAAACAAAAACGGTAGCAACAGAACTGATGCTTGATTTCCGTAAAGAAACAGAGATCACACAAGCATCAAATGTGTTGGGTATGATCGAAGGAACTGATAAGAAAGATGAGTGGATCATCATTTCTGCACACTACGATCATGTTGGTATTATCAATGGCAAACTTCACCCGGGTGCTGATGATGATGGCAGTGGTACTGTTGGTGTATTGGAAGTTGCTGAAGCATTTGCAAAAGCAAAAGCAGCGGGCAAAGGTCCACGCCGAAGCATTTTATTTTTAGCCGTAAGTGGCGAAGAAAAAGGTTTGTGGGGAAGCGCTTACTATGCAGATCATCCGGTATTTCCATTGGAAAAAACAAGCATCGATATCAATATCGATATGATCGGTCGTAAAGATGACAACATCAAATCACTCGATACAAATAATCATGTTTATCTGATTGGTGATGATAAACTCAGCAGTGAGTTACCACGTTTTGTTGACAGCATCAATAACATGTACATTAAAATTATTACAGACAGAAAATACAACGATCCAAAAGATCCGAACCGTTTATACTACCGCAGCGACCATTATAACTTTGCTGCAAAAGGAGTTCCGATCGTATTTTTCTTTGATGGTATTCATAAAGATTATCACAAACCAAGCGATACACCCGATAAGATCAATTATGATCTGCATGAGAAACGCACACGTTTGGTGTTCTTCCTTGCATGGGATGCAGCTAACAGAAATAACATGTTCGTAAGAGATATTCCGTTGAATGTTCCTCCGAGATAA
- a CDS encoding zinc-dependent metalloprotease, which produces MNKRFALALSAVCLLLGTEISAQAKNGAAAPADSTKKAPPKPAGITDKVKASKKHSGLFTLYQDTVTGSVQMYIRKDQLNKDFIYQSFSLSGPTSLFLHQGMHRATLVFKMKKAYDKIEFSTVNTNFYYDSKNAVSKAANVDVADAVFYADKVGAEDSTGYLVSVDQLFLSDKLDPVKPIFPPTIPPGAVFNLGGYNPTKSKYSNIRSYPNNSDVVVDLAYDNPMPFNQGGKDITDARFVRIKLQHSFIEVPVNDYKPRFDDPRVGFFTQEVDDLTSNEIVNYRDMINRWHLKKKDPSAALSEPVEPITFWVENTTPVEYREIVKAAGERWNEAFEKAGFKNAVVMKIMPDDATWDPSDIRYNVIRWVSSPYPPYGAIGPSFVNPKTGQILGSDITIEWRSGAETPFLDVTEDAIASGANLQQQMMENMPSHMRKHWATCTIGSELTKQYMAGSTLITTSDAPPTEVRKAHEQFLYYLILHEMGHTLGLNHNMKASQMLSPTEVHNTAITQKLGLQGSVMDYPSININSDRSKQGDYYTMKPGPYDLWAIEFGYREFPAGQEQTELNKILRRSHEPHLTFGNDADDMRSPGNGIDPRVMINDMSNDMVAYGEDRIKFVNSAMSKLVSKYAKGDKSYQEVLIRYNVLNGQRFSMANAISRYIGGVQVDRSFPGQNNGSKPFVITPVAYQKKAMNFLATYVFAPNAFEADQQLLPYLQVQRRGYNFFGAPEDPKHTSLVQNFQTNILAQLLHPTTLRRINNSALYGNTYSVADVMNDIMNAIFKADAAGAVNVYRQNLQTEFVKGAAAIVAAPAGFDNPSKSAAYNTLRKVRTMLATAVSPNEQTRAHRSMLMFLIDKALAVK; this is translated from the coding sequence CTGTTTGTTTGTTACTGGGTACTGAAATTTCAGCCCAAGCAAAAAACGGAGCAGCCGCTCCCGCTGACTCAACCAAAAAGGCGCCCCCAAAACCTGCCGGTATTACCGACAAAGTAAAAGCCAGTAAAAAACATTCCGGTCTGTTTACCCTTTACCAGGATACCGTAACAGGCAGTGTACAGATGTACATCCGGAAAGATCAGTTAAACAAAGACTTTATCTACCAGAGTTTCTCTCTCAGCGGTCCAACAAGTTTGTTTCTTCACCAAGGTATGCACCGTGCAACATTGGTGTTTAAAATGAAAAAGGCCTACGACAAGATCGAGTTCTCTACCGTAAACACCAACTTCTACTATGATTCAAAGAATGCTGTGAGCAAAGCTGCAAATGTAGATGTGGCCGATGCGGTTTTTTATGCCGATAAAGTAGGTGCAGAAGATTCAACCGGTTATCTCGTAAGTGTTGATCAATTGTTCCTGAGCGACAAACTCGATCCGGTAAAACCGATTTTCCCTCCAACCATTCCTCCGGGAGCTGTTTTCAATCTTGGTGGTTACAATCCAACAAAAAGCAAGTACAGCAACATCCGTTCATACCCCAACAACAGCGACGTAGTTGTTGATCTGGCTTATGACAATCCAATGCCTTTTAACCAGGGCGGAAAAGATATTACCGATGCACGTTTTGTGCGCATCAAACTTCAGCACTCGTTTATTGAAGTGCCTGTGAACGATTACAAACCACGTTTCGATGATCCACGTGTTGGTTTCTTTACACAGGAAGTAGATGATCTTACATCAAACGAGATCGTTAACTATCGTGATATGATCAACCGCTGGCATTTGAAGAAAAAAGATCCTTCAGCAGCATTAAGTGAACCCGTTGAGCCGATCACTTTCTGGGTAGAAAACACCACACCTGTTGAATACCGTGAAATTGTAAAAGCAGCAGGCGAACGCTGGAACGAAGCGTTTGAAAAAGCCGGTTTTAAAAATGCAGTGGTGATGAAGATCATGCCTGATGATGCTACATGGGATCCTTCAGATATCCGTTACAATGTGATCCGCTGGGTATCGTCTCCCTATCCTCCTTATGGAGCAATCGGGCCCAGTTTCGTAAACCCAAAAACAGGTCAGATTTTAGGAAGTGATATCACCATCGAATGGAGAAGCGGTGCTGAAACTCCTTTTCTTGATGTAACGGAAGACGCTATTGCATCTGGAGCTAATCTGCAACAGCAAATGATGGAAAACATGCCATCGCACATGCGTAAGCATTGGGCAACTTGTACAATTGGTAGCGAACTTACCAAACAATACATGGCAGGTTCAACGCTCATTACAACTTCTGATGCACCTCCAACTGAAGTAAGAAAGGCACATGAGCAGTTTTTGTATTATCTCATTCTGCATGAAATGGGTCATACCCTTGGTTTGAACCACAACATGAAAGCCAGCCAGATGCTGAGCCCAACTGAAGTACATAATACTGCTATCACACAAAAATTAGGATTGCAGGGTTCCGTAATGGATTATCCTTCGATCAATATCAACAGCGACAGAAGCAAGCAAGGTGATTACTACACCATGAAACCCGGGCCATACGATCTGTGGGCAATTGAATTTGGTTACCGTGAGTTCCCTGCAGGCCAGGAACAAACAGAGCTGAACAAAATTCTCCGTCGCAGTCATGAACCACATCTCACGTTTGGTAACGATGCTGATGATATGCGTAGTCCCGGCAACGGTATTGATCCACGTGTGATGATCAATGATATGAGTAACGACATGGTTGCTTATGGCGAAGACCGTATCAAATTTGTGAACAGTGCCATGAGCAAACTGGTAAGCAAATATGCGAAAGGCGATAAGAGCTACCAGGAAGTATTGATTCGTTACAATGTGCTGAACGGACAGCGTTTCTCTATGGCCAATGCCATCAGCCGTTATATTGGTGGTGTGCAGGTCGACAGAAGTTTCCCCGGTCAGAACAATGGCAGCAAACCATTTGTGATCACGCCGGTTGCTTATCAGAAAAAAGCAATGAACTTCCTGGCAACTTATGTATTTGCCCCGAATGCATTTGAAGCAGATCAGCAATTGTTGCCATACCTGCAGGTTCAGCGTCGTGGTTACAATTTCTTCGGTGCGCCTGAAGATCCAAAACACACTTCACTTGTGCAGAATTTCCAAACAAATATTCTTGCACAACTCCTGCACCCAACTACGTTACGTCGTATCAACAACAGTGCCTTGTATGGTAATACCTATAGTGTGGCTGATGTGATGAACGACATTATGAACGCCATCTTTAAAGCTGATGCAGCGGGTGCAGTAAATGTGTACCGCCAAAATCTGCAGACAGAATTTGTAAAGGGTGCGGCAGCAATTGTGGCAGCACCAGCCGGCTTCGATAACCCTTCAAAAAGTGCTGCTTATAACACTTTACGCAAGGTAAGAACCATGTTAGCCACAGCAGTTTCGCCGAACGAGCAAACAAGAGCTCACCGCAGCATGCTCATGTTTTTGATTGATAAAGCATTGGCTGTAAAATAA